ggaggagctggaggaggatgataagtctcccctatacttcggatgcgtacgtacctcctgccaagcgttgaggtacttgaatggtttgtaattAAAAGATTGGAGGTCGACATGGTGGCACCAATGTGTCGAGCTCGCTcttgccgctccccgccgacaactgttcctggaggtaatacccctagaacttttggatttcttcgttggctctgaagatgacattgcgcaccatactctcattgcgctcgatggttccattCGGTGGGGtggcattgtaccggcgagagacgcagAATCAAAACCTATCCCCGGTTTGATTTGTGCCGGTTTCCGGATCTTAGGAGATTtccaaataggctttgaataacttCTCCATCTCCGGCGGAGTGTACGAGGTGCGAACGTGAGGGTCACCGCCACGACCCTGAGTACGAACActatgaggaagaggaggagaaggagcACTGGGGTTGTCCTCCGGAGTTTGGGAGCCGCTGCTCCCTCCCGATCcttgttcgggtgcccacccgtatcgcccatcggggcatcttgctcgtccaccgggtaaggccggtagccactcggaatttgagaaccttgggCTTGAATTGGGGGCGAGAATTCCGTATCCGGATTAGGGAATGGTGTTGGGctgaaccattcgtggttccatccgcggttttttttgcaagagtgaaagattgagaattgatgagagaatttatataagaattgtgtagtgtggtgagaaattttttgtgtgaaaatgggggtatttatagatgaaaatgtgaattttgggaaaaaaatgaaaataaattaaaaggggTGAGAAAacagatataatttattgggaagtgtgaaaataaatttttttaatttaaaaacgattttttaattaaaatcaatttttttttaaaaaaaatgaaaatgcaaacgcctatgccgttggccaatacCGTgtcgccacgtcgccctgctctgCGGCACGGACGtcctcgatgcatcgagcaaaGCTGTGCCGTCGGCAAGAACACAGCCAGTGGCGGAGCCAGAGATTTCATAATGGGGGGTCcaaaattaaacttcaaaaaaaattacataaattaaattataaggttcaaaatgtaaaagtcaaatgcaatcacatcataacatttgtcttttattcttcatcttctgaaacCGCTGCATAATAGTTTCATTGGTAACTTTAACAAACACATCCTTTTCGATGTAAGGAACTAAACAATCATTCAATAGTTGGTCTCCCATGCTATTACGTAGAGAAGTCTTGATGATCTTCATTGCTGAAAAGGCTCTTTCTACTGATGCAGTGGCAACTGGTAAGATCAATGACAACTTAACTAATGAATAAACCATTGGAAAAACTTCATGTTTCCTTGTAGAAACCATCTTTTGAGCAAGACCACTGATTCCTGATATTTGTGAAAACTTTTCATCTATGCGCACATCGAAAATAAAGTTCTCAAGTTGACTTTTAAGCTCGGACAAAGCAACTTCAGAAAATTCAGAAGGATAATACCGTGCAAGACGAAGCAGCTTCTCCAaatcaaatgcagaaaataaatcCCTAGGATCAAAACATGACATGCATAAAACTAAGTCTGTGTTGACTTCATCTAAACGTTGATTCAACTCTTGAGCTTGCAAGTCAATAACAGAACAAAAGAGCTCAACTCGATAATAGTGGAGGTTCTTCATTTTCTCAGCTCTACGTCTTCCTTTTTTTCGAGCTACAAACTCATCTTCCATGTCAAGCACATCCAGTTCATATTTGCTACAAAACTTAGAAACATCAGCAAACAATACATCCCAATCTTTTTCCCTCTTTATTTGCAGACGTGATTTTGCTACCTTGACAAGATTCATCGCATTAACAATGTCTTGATCTTTCTTTTGTAGCACTTGGGAGAGTTCATGTGTGATTC
This DNA window, taken from Salvia splendens isolate huo1 chromosome 18, SspV2, whole genome shotgun sequence, encodes the following:
- the LOC121776920 gene encoding uncharacterized protein LOC121776920, encoding MNLVKVAKSRLQIKREKDWDVLFADVSKFCSKYELDVLDMEDEFVARKKGRRRAEKMKNLHYYRVELFCSVIDLQAQELNQRLDEVNTDLVLCMSCFDPRDLFSAFDLEKLLRLARYYPSEFSEVALSELKSQLENFIFDVRIDEKFSQISGISGLAQKMVSTRKHEVFPMVYSLVKLSLILPVATASVERAFSAMKIIKTSLPVSEDEE